One genomic segment of Pseudomonas chlororaphis subsp. aurantiaca includes these proteins:
- a CDS encoding NAD(P)-dependent oxidoreductase yields the protein MNIGFLGLGGMGAAMASNLLKAGYQVSVWNRSADSLKPLLEQGASAAQDPVDALRNDVVISMLADDAATRSVLLDSGALASVRPGLIHIGMATLSVGLISELVALHRERGVTYIAAPVFGRTDVARAGNLNILAAGPAEAIARVQPLLDAMGHKTWLLGEDPLSAAVVKIAGNFMIASAIETMGESAALVKSHGVEPSQFIEIMTSTLFNAPVYRNYGPQIAEQRFSPAAFRLVLGLKDVGLALEAGQSRHVPLPFASVMRDSLLEAVARGDGELDWTALARIPLLRSGQG from the coding sequence ATGAACATCGGTTTTCTCGGGTTGGGCGGCATGGGCGCCGCCATGGCCAGCAACCTGCTCAAGGCTGGTTACCAGGTGAGTGTCTGGAACCGTTCGGCCGACAGCCTCAAGCCATTGTTGGAACAGGGCGCGAGCGCGGCGCAGGACCCGGTCGATGCGTTGCGCAACGACGTGGTCATCAGCATGCTCGCCGACGATGCCGCCACCCGTTCGGTGTTGCTGGACAGTGGCGCCCTGGCCTCCGTCCGGCCCGGGCTGATCCATATCGGCATGGCCACTTTGTCGGTTGGCTTGATCAGCGAGCTGGTGGCGCTGCATCGCGAAAGGGGGGTGACCTACATCGCCGCGCCGGTGTTTGGCCGCACCGATGTGGCCCGGGCCGGCAACCTGAATATCCTTGCCGCCGGTCCCGCCGAGGCGATTGCCCGGGTCCAGCCGCTGCTGGATGCCATGGGCCACAAGACCTGGCTGCTGGGCGAAGACCCGTTGAGCGCCGCGGTGGTGAAGATCGCCGGCAACTTCATGATCGCCAGCGCCATCGAGACCATGGGTGAAAGCGCCGCCCTGGTGAAAAGCCACGGCGTGGAGCCGAGCCAGTTCATCGAGATCATGACCAGCACCCTGTTCAACGCCCCGGTGTATCGCAACTATGGCCCGCAGATCGCCGAGCAGCGGTTTTCCCCGGCGGCCTTCCGCCTGGTCCTGGGCCTGAAGGACGTCGGCCTGGCGCTGGAAGCCGGTCAAAGCCGCCATGTGCCGCTGCCGTTTGCCAGCGTGATGCGCGATTCCCTGCTGGAGGCGGTCGCCCGGGGCGATGGCGAACTGGACTGGACGGCATTGGCGCGGATACCGCTGCTGCGTTCCGGGCAGGGCTGA
- a CDS encoding erythromycin esterase family protein, producing the protein MNPRRRQDISGCGKEPANTLQALLRRHAEPLPPLESAAFGELFDRYADARVVLIGEASHGTREFYRTRAAITQRLITHHGFTIVAIEADWPDAGQIDRRVRDLGPSTARQQAFSRFPSWMWRNVEVCDFTRWLHRYNRTLPADQRIEFRGLDVYSLRNSIGEVLAYLDSTDPQLAREARRRYGCLTPWQYDPTLYGHSVERGHEASCEEAVVQQLNTLLGERLAANPEALFSATQNARVIRSAEQYYRAMFRSSTASWNLRDKHMFDTLQALLAHRGDDAKAVVWAHNSHIGNAAATDMGWRGEFNIGQLCRTAYGNGAVLIGMSTDRGQVVAADDWDGEMGIKDVRPSLADSWEQQFLQAGIPASLTDWRAPEREDLRQALSEPLLERAIGVIYRPATERHSHYFQADLGEQFDALVWLETTSALTPLPVVAGLSHEEDTFPFGV; encoded by the coding sequence ATGAACCCACGCAGACGGCAGGATATTTCCGGGTGTGGCAAGGAACCAGCCAATACGCTCCAGGCCCTGCTGCGGCGTCACGCCGAACCCTTGCCCCCACTCGAGTCCGCGGCTTTCGGCGAGCTGTTCGACCGTTATGCGGACGCCAGGGTGGTGTTGATCGGTGAAGCCAGCCACGGCACCCGGGAGTTCTATCGAACCCGCGCCGCCATCACCCAGCGCCTGATCACCCACCACGGCTTCACGATCGTCGCTATCGAGGCCGACTGGCCCGACGCCGGGCAAATCGACCGGCGCGTGCGCGACCTGGGCCCGTCGACCGCAAGGCAACAGGCATTCAGCCGTTTTCCGAGCTGGATGTGGCGCAATGTCGAGGTGTGCGACTTCACCCGTTGGCTGCACCGCTACAACCGGACCCTGCCTGCGGACCAGCGCATCGAGTTTCGCGGGCTCGATGTCTATAGCTTGCGCAATTCCATCGGCGAAGTACTGGCCTACCTTGATAGCACCGACCCGCAGCTGGCGCGTGAAGCGCGCCGGCGTTATGGCTGCCTGACGCCCTGGCAGTACGACCCGACCCTGTATGGACATTCCGTCGAGCGCGGCCATGAGGCTTCCTGCGAAGAAGCGGTGGTGCAGCAGTTGAACACCTTGTTGGGCGAACGCCTTGCCGCGAACCCTGAAGCGCTGTTCAGTGCCACGCAGAATGCGCGGGTCATACGTTCCGCCGAGCAGTACTACCGAGCCATGTTCAGAAGCTCGACCGCCTCCTGGAACCTGCGAGACAAGCACATGTTCGACACCTTGCAGGCCTTGCTCGCCCACCGCGGCGACGACGCCAAGGCTGTGGTCTGGGCGCATAACTCGCACATCGGCAACGCGGCGGCCACCGACATGGGCTGGCGCGGCGAGTTCAACATCGGCCAGTTGTGCCGCACCGCCTATGGCAACGGCGCCGTGCTGATCGGCATGAGCACCGACCGCGGCCAAGTCGTGGCCGCCGATGACTGGGACGGCGAGATGGGGATCAAGGATGTGCGGCCTTCCCTCGCCGACAGTTGGGAACAGCAGTTTCTCCAGGCGGGCATCCCCGCTTCGCTGACCGACTGGCGCGCGCCCGAGCGCGAAGACCTGCGCCAGGCGCTGTCCGAGCCGCTGCTGGAACGGGCGATCGGGGTCATCTACCGGCCCGCGACGGAGCGCCACAGTCACTATTTCCAAGCGGACCTGGGCGAGCAGTTCGATGCGCTGGTCTGGCTCGAAACAACGAGCGCCCTCACGCCGTTGCCGGTGGTAGCCGGCCTC
- a CDS encoding SGNH/GDSL hydrolase family protein: protein MTDVFAKVALGPLLLAQGLYTRWATPKLPEAEGPRQGGHADANGPALRLLILGDSAAAGVGAGTQDEAITGRLVAGLAGDFQLSWQLRAQSGLDSQQLFQLLADGPAEPFDVALVSIGVNDVTGSIAAAEWQARISRLIALLSERFEARHIVFLPVPPMHLFPALPQPLRWYLGLRARRFNNLLAELLAGQEHCTLLATRFQPAADLMAGDGFHPSPALYRILADDAAQVIRQRCGR, encoded by the coding sequence ATGACTGACGTGTTCGCCAAGGTGGCCCTGGGGCCGCTGTTACTCGCCCAAGGGCTTTACACCCGCTGGGCTACCCCCAAGTTGCCGGAGGCCGAGGGTCCGCGCCAAGGCGGGCATGCCGACGCCAACGGGCCGGCCCTGCGCCTGTTGATCCTCGGCGACTCCGCGGCGGCGGGTGTGGGTGCCGGTACCCAGGACGAGGCGATCACCGGCCGGCTGGTGGCCGGGCTGGCCGGCGACTTCCAGCTGTCATGGCAGCTGCGGGCGCAGTCGGGGCTGGACTCGCAGCAGTTGTTCCAACTGTTGGCGGACGGCCCGGCGGAGCCCTTCGATGTGGCCCTGGTGTCCATCGGCGTCAACGACGTCACCGGCAGCATCGCCGCGGCCGAATGGCAGGCGCGGATCTCGCGCCTGATCGCGCTCTTGAGCGAGCGCTTCGAGGCCAGGCATATCGTCTTCCTGCCGGTGCCGCCCATGCACCTGTTCCCCGCCCTGCCCCAGCCGCTGCGCTGGTACCTGGGCCTCAGGGCCCGGCGCTTCAACAACCTGCTGGCCGAGCTTCTGGCCGGCCAGGAGCACTGCACATTGCTGGCGACCCGCTTCCAGCCGGCCGCCGACCTGATGGCCGGCGACGGCTTCCACCCCTCCCCGGCGCTCTACCGGATCCTCGCGGATGACGCCGCGCAGGTGATTCGCCAGCGCTGCGGCCGCTGA
- a CDS encoding general stress protein, whose protein sequence is MANTGHSNPGNFANDRQKASEAGRKGGQASGGNVANVRQKTSDANKKGGQPSGARGGRS, encoded by the coding sequence ATGGCCAACACCGGACATTCCAACCCCGGGAATTTTGCGAACGATCGTCAAAAAGCATCCGAAGCCGGCAGGAAAGGTGGCCAGGCATCGGGCGGCAACGTTGCCAACGTCCGGCAGAAAACGTCGGACGCCAACAAGAAAGGCGGCCAACCCAGCGGCGCCCGCGGAGGGCGTAGCTGA
- a CDS encoding DUF4142 domain-containing protein, with product MNNLLMKRMGLLFLLSAGSLSGAMAASSSDFVEEAAQAGINEIESSKLALEKSTFADVKAFATQMISDHSKANQELLVLAKKLDIQVPDEASLTAKAKQMILEMRDESFDKAYADNQVVAHEKAVELFKKEVASSDKPELKAFAEETLPKLQDHLDMARHLQSKTK from the coding sequence ATGAACAACCTGCTGATGAAACGAATGGGCCTGTTGTTCCTGCTGAGCGCAGGAAGCCTTTCAGGTGCAATGGCGGCGAGCTCCAGCGACTTTGTCGAAGAGGCCGCGCAAGCCGGGATCAACGAAATCGAAAGCAGCAAGCTGGCCCTGGAAAAGAGCACCTTCGCGGACGTCAAGGCATTTGCCACGCAGATGATCAGCGATCACAGCAAAGCCAACCAGGAATTGCTGGTGCTGGCGAAAAAACTCGATATCCAGGTCCCGGACGAAGCCTCGCTGACGGCCAAGGCCAAGCAAATGATCCTGGAGATGCGCGACGAATCCTTCGACAAGGCCTATGCCGACAACCAGGTAGTGGCCCATGAGAAGGCCGTGGAGTTGTTCAAGAAAGAAGTGGCGTCTTCGGACAAGCCGGAGCTGAAAGCCTTCGCCGAGGAGACCCTGCCCAAGCTGCAGGACCACCTGGACATGGCCAGGCACCTGCAGTCCAAAACCAAGTGA
- a CDS encoding CBS domain-containing protein produces the protein MKISEVMTRDVQTARPEQTLREVANMMASIDSGAILVNNEDRLVGMITDRDIVIRAVAKGQSCDMPISSVMSSDIRYCFDDQEVDEVARNMADIQLRRLPVVNRQKRLVGVVSLGNIAKAHDRDANSTVLQGVAQAH, from the coding sequence ATGAAGATCTCTGAAGTCATGACCCGTGACGTGCAGACCGCACGCCCCGAGCAAACGCTGCGGGAAGTCGCCAACATGATGGCCAGCATCGACAGCGGCGCCATCCTGGTGAACAACGAGGACCGGCTGGTCGGTATGATCACCGACCGCGACATCGTCATTCGTGCCGTGGCCAAGGGCCAAAGCTGCGATATGCCGATCAGCAGCGTGATGAGCAGCGATATCCGCTATTGCTTCGACGACCAGGAGGTCGACGAAGTGGCCCGCAACATGGCCGATATCCAACTGCGGCGCCTGCCGGTGGTCAACCGGCAGAAACGCCTGGTGGGCGTGGTGTCCCTGGGCAATATCGCCAAGGCCCACGATCGCGATGCCAACAGCACCGTGCTGCAGGGCGTGGCCCAGGCCCATTGA